Proteins encoded by one window of Glycine soja cultivar W05 chromosome 15, ASM419377v2, whole genome shotgun sequence:
- the LOC114388668 gene encoding linoleate 9S-lipoxygenase-like — protein MFGIIGGNKGHKIKGNLVIMRKNVLDINSITSVKGVIGTGINIIGGVVDTVTALASHISIQLISATKADGHGKGKVGKATNLRGQVSLPTLGAGEDAYDVHFEWDSDFGIPGAFYIKNFMQVEFYLKSLTLEDIPNHGTIHFVCNSWVYNSKSYHSDRIFFANNTYLPSETPAPLVKYREEELKNVRGDGTGERKEWDRIYDYDVYNDLGDPDKGEKYARPVLGGSALPYPRRGRTGRGKTRKDPNSEKPSDFVYLPRDEAFGHLKSSDFLVYGIKSVAQDVLPVLTDAFDGNLLSLEFDNFAEVRKLYEGGVTLPTNFLSKIAPIPVVKEIFRTDGEQFLKYPPPKVMQVDKSAWMTDEEFARETIAGVNPNVIKILEEFPPRSKLDSQAYGDHTSIITKQHLEPNLGGLTVEQAIQSKKLFILDHHDYLIPYLRKINATTTKTYATRTIFFLKSDGTLTPLAIELSKPHPQGEGYGPVSEVYVPSSEGVEAYIWLLAKAYVVVNDSCYHQLVSHWLNTHAVVEPFVIATNRHLSVVHPIYKLLFPHYRDTMNINSLARKSLVNADGIIEKTFLWGRYSLEMSAVIYKDWVFTDQALPNDLVKRGVAVKDPSAPHGVRLLIEDYPYASDGLEIWDAIKSWVHEYVSFYYKSDAAIQQDPELQAWWKELVQVGHGDLKDKPWWQKMQTREELIEASATLVWIASALHAAVNFGQYPYGGLILNRPTISRRFMPEKGSAEYAALAKNPEKEFLKTITGKKETLIDLTIIEILSRHTSDEFYLGERDGGDYWTSDAGPLEAFKRFGKKLQEIEQKLIQKNKDETLRNRSGPAKMPYTLLYPSSEEGLTFRGIPNSISI, from the exons ATGTTTGGAATCATCGGAGGAAACAAGGGTCACAAGATAAAGGGGAACTTGGTGATTATGCGAAAGAATGTGTTGGATATCAACAGCATTACCAGTGTTAAGGGTGTCATCGGAACCGGCATTAACATCATTGGAGGAGTCGTCGACACCGTTACTGCTTTGGCGTCCCACATCTCCATCCAGCTCATTAGTGCCACCAAGGCTGATG GACATGGGAAAGGAAAAGTTGGAAAGGCTACAAATTTAAGAGGACAAGTGTCGTTACCAACCTTGGGAGCTGGCGAAGATGCATACGATGTTCATTTTGAATGGGACAGTGACTTCGGAATTCCCGGTGCATTTTACATTAAGAACTTCATGCAAGTTGAGTTCTATCTCAAGTCTCTAACTCTCGAAGACATTCCAAACCACGGAACCATTCACTTCGTATGCAACTCCTGGGTTTACAACTCAAAATCCTACCATTCTGATCGCATTTTCTTTGCCAACAAT ACATATCTTCCAAGCGAGACACCGGCTCCACTTGTCAAGTACAGAGAAGAAGAATTGAAGAATGTAAGAGGGGATGGAACTGGTGAGCGCAAGGAATGGGATAGGATCTATGATTATGATGTCTACAATGACTTGGGCGATCCAGATAAGGGTGAAAAGTATGCACGCCCCGTTCTTGGAGGTTCTGCCTTACCTTACCCTCGCAGAGGAAGAACCggaagaggaaaaactagaaaag ATCCCAACAGTGAGAAGCCCAGTGATTTTGTTTACCTTCCGAGAGATGAAGCATTTGGTCACTTGAAGTCATCAGATTTTCTCGTTTATGGAATCAAATCAGTGGCTCAAGACGTCTTGCCCGTGTTGACTGATGCGTTTGATGGCAATCTTTTGAGCCTTGAGTTTGATAACTTTGCTGAAGTGCGCAAACTCTATGAAGGTGGAGTTACACTACCTACAAACTTTCTTAGCAAGATCGCCCCTATACCAGTGGTCAAGGAAATTTTTCGAACTGATGGCGAACAGTTCCTCAAGTATCCACCACCTAAAGTGATGCAGG TGGATAAGTCTGCATGGATGACTGATGAAGAATTTGCTAGAGAAACGATTGCTGGTGTTAATCCAAATGTCATTAAGATTCTTGAG GAGTTCCCACCACGTAGCAAGCTAGATTCTCAAGCCTACGGTGATCATACCTCTATAATAACAAAACAACACTTGGAGCCTAACTTGGGTGGGCTCACCGTTGAGCAG GCTATCCAGAGCAAGAAGTTGTTCATCTTAGATCACCATGACTATCTCATTCCATATTTGAGGAAAATAAATGCAACTACCACAAAGACTTACGCTACAAGAAccatatttttcttgaaaagtgATGGAACCTTGACGCCATTGGCCATTGAGTTAAGTAAGCCGCATCCTCAGGGTGAAGGATATGGTCCTGTTAGCGAAGTCTACGTGCCTTCGAGCGAGGGAGTTGAAGCTTACATTTGGTTACTGGCAAAGGCTTATGTTGTTGTGAATGATTCGTGCTACCATCAACTCGTCAGCCACTG GCTAAACACTCATGCGGTTGTTGAGCCATTCGTCATAGCAACAAACAGGCATCTGAGCGTGGTTCACCCTATTTACAAACTTTTGTTTCCTCACTATCGTGACACCATGAACATTAATTCACTTGCCCGCAAATCCTTGGTCAATGCAGACGGTATTATAGAGAAAACATTCTTGTGGGGTAGGTACTCTTTGGAAATGTCTGCTGTTATTTACAAGGACTGGGTTTTCACTGATCAAGCATTGCCTAATGATCTTGTCAAGAG AGGAGTTGCGGTTAAGGATCCATCTGCTCCCCATGGAGTTCGGCTTTTGATTGAGGACTATCCTTATGCTTCTGATGGGCTAGAGATATGGGATGCCATCAAGTCCTGGGTGCATGAATATGTCTCATTCTACTACAAGTCAGATGCAGCAATTCAACAAGATCCCGAGCTCCAAGCTTGGTGGAAAGAACTTGTCCAAGTGGGTCATGGTGATTTGAAAGATAAGCCATGGTGGCAAAAGATGCAAACTCGTGAAGAGTTGATTGAAGCCTCGGCTACCCTCGTATGGATCGCTTCAGCCCTTCATGCAGCTGTTAACTTTGGACAGTATCCATATGGAGGTTTAATCCTAAACAGGCCAACCATTAGCAGGAGATTCATGCCTGAGAAAGGGTCTGCTGAGTATGCAGCTTTGGCTAAGAACCCTGAGAAGGAGTTTTTGAAGACTATTACTGGCAAGAAGGAGACCCTCATTGACCTTACAATTATAGAAATCTTGTCAAGGCACACATCTGATGAGTTCTACCTTGGGGAGAGAGATGGTGGTGACTATTGGACTTCTGATGCTGGTCCACTAGAGGCCTTCAAGAGGTTTGGAAAGAAGCTTCAAGAGATTGAACA
- the LOC114388361 gene encoding linoleate 9S-lipoxygenase-4-like, with protein sequence MFPFGHKGQKIKGTMVVMQKNVLDINSITSVDGIVGTGLDFLGSALDTVTFLASSISIQLISATKADGGKGKVGKATNLRGKITLPTIGAKEEAYDAQFDWDSDFGIPGAFYIKNFMQNEFYLKSLILEDIPNHGTIHFICNSWVYNSKHYKTDRIFFANNTYLPSETPAPLVKYREEELKNVRGDGTGERKEWDRIYDYDVYNDLGDPDKGEKYARPVLGGSALPYPRRGRTGRGKTRKDPNSEKPSDFVYLPRDEAFGHLKSSDFLAYGIKSVAQDVLPVLTDAFDGNLLSLEFDNFAEVRKLYEGGVTLPTNFLSKITPIPIIKELFRTDGEQFLKYPPPKVMQVDKSAWMTDEEFARETIAGLNPNVIKIIEEFPLSSKLDTQAYGDHTCIITKEHLEPNLGGLTVEQAIQNKKLFILDHHDYLIPYLRKINANTTKTYATRTIFFLKNDGTLTPLAIELSKPHPQGEAYGPVSEVYVPSSEGVEAYIWLLAKAYVVVNDACYHQIISHWLNTHAVVEPFVIATNRHLSVVHPIYKLLFPHYRDTMNINSLARKSLVNADGIIEKTFLWGRYSLEMSAVIYKDWVFTDQALPNDLVKRGVAVKDPSAPHGVRLLIEDYPYASDGLEIWDAIKSWVEEYVSFYYKSDEELQKDPELQAWWKELVEVGHGDLKDKPWWQKMQTREELVEASATLIWIASALHAAVNFGQYPYGGLILNRPTISRRFMPEKGSPEYDALAKNPEKEFLKTITGKKETLIDLTIIEILSRHASDEFYLGQRDGGDYWTSDAGPLEAFKRFGKNLEEIEKKLIEKNNNETLRNRYGPAKMPYTLLYPSSEEGLTFRGIPNSISI encoded by the exons ATGTTTCCATTCGGGCACAAGGGTCAAAAGATAAAGGGGACTATGGTGGTTATGCAGAAGAATGTGTTGGATATCAACAGCATCACCAGTGTTGACGGGATCGTCGGCACCGGCTTAGACTTCTTAGGCAGTGCACTCGATACAGTTACTTTTTTAGCCTCCTCCATCTCCATCCAACTTATTAGTGCTACCAAGGCTGATG GTGGGAAAGGAAAAGTTGGAAAGGCTACAAATTTGAGAGGAAAGATAACATTACCAACCATAGGAGCTAAGGAAGAAGCATACGATGCTCAATTTGATTGGGACAGTGACTTCGGAATTCCCGGTGCATTTTATATTAAGAACTTCATGCAAAACGAGTTCTACCTCAAGTCTTTAATTCTCGAAGACATTCCAAACCATGGAACCATTCACTTCATATGTAACTCCTGGGTTTACAATTCAAAACACTACAAGACTGATCGCATTTTCTTTGCCAACAAT ACATATCTTCCAAGCGAGACACCGGCTCCACTTGTCAAGTACAGAGAAGAAGAATTGAAGAATGTAAGAGGGGATGGAACTGGTGAGCGCAAGGAATGGGATAGGATCTATGATTATGATGTCTACAATGACTTGGGCGATCCAGATAAGGGTGAAAAGTATGCACGCCCCGTTCTTGGAGGTTCTGCCTTACCTTACCCTCGCAGAGGAAGAACCggaagaggaaaaactagaaaag ATCCCAACAGTGAGAAGCCCAGTGATTTTGTTTACCTTCCGAGAGATGAAGCATTTGGTCACTTGAAGTCATCAGATTTTCTAGCTTATGGAATCAAATCTGTGGCCCAAGATGTCTTGCCTGTGTTGACTGATGCATTCGATGGAAATCTTTTGAGCCTTGAGTTCGATAATTTTGCTGAAGTGCGCAAACTCTATGAAGGTGGAGTTACATTGCCTACAAACTTTCTTAGCAAGATCACTCCTATACCAATAATTAAGGAACTTTTTCGAACTGATGGCGAACAGTTCCTCAAGTATCCACCACCTAAAGTGATGCAGG TCGACAAGTCTGCATGGATGACTGATGAAGAATTTGCAAGAGAAACAATTGCTGGTTTGAATCCAAATGTCATCAAGATTATTGAG GAGTTCCCACTAAGTAGCAAGCTAGATACTCAAGCCTATGGTGATCATACCTGTATAATAACAAAAGAGCATTTGGAGCCTAACTTAGGTGGTCTCACTGTTGAGCAG GCTATCCAAAACAAGAAGTTGTTCATCTTAGATCACCATGACTATCTCATTCCATATTTGAggaaaataaatgcaaatacCACAAAGACTTATGCTACAAGAAccatatttttcttgaaaaatgatGGAACTTTGACGCCATTGGCCATTGAGTTAAGTAAGCCACATCCTCAGGGTGAAGCATATGGTCCTGTTAGTGAAGTCTACGTGCCTTCGAGTGAAGGAGTTGAAGCTTACATTTGGTTACTGGCAAAGGCTTACGTTGTTGTGAATGATGCTTGCTACCATCAAATCATTAGCCATTG GCTAAACACTCATGCGGTTGTGGAGCCATTCGTCATAGCGACAAACAGGCATCTGAGCGTGGTTCACCCTATTTACAAACTTCTGTTTCCTCACTATCGTGACACCATGAACATTAATTCACTTGCCCGCAAATCCTTGGTCAATGCCGACGGTATTATAGAGAAAACATTCTTGTGGGGTAGGTACTCTTTGGAAATGTCTGCTGTTATTTACAAGGATTGGGTTTTCACCGATCAAGCATTGCCTAATGATCTTGTCAAGAG AGGAGTTGCTGTTAAGGATCCATCTGCTCCCCATGGAGTTCGACTTTTGATCGAGGACTATCCTTATGCTTCTGATGGGCTAGAGATATGGGATGCTATCAAGTCTTGGGTGGAAGAATATGTCTCATTCTACTACAAGTCAGATGAGGAACTTCAAAAAGACCCCGAGCTCCAAGCTTGGTGGAAAGAACTTGTAGAGGTGGGTCATGGGGATTTGAAGGATAAGCCATGGTGGCAAAAGATGCAAACTCGTGAAGAGTTGGTTGAAGCTTCCGCTACCCTCATATGGATTGCTTCAGCTCTTCATGCTGCTGTTAACTTTGGACAGTATCCATATGGAGGTTTAATCCTGAATAGGCCAACTATTAGCAGGAGATTCATGCCTGAGAAAGGGTCTCCTGAATATGATGCGTTAGCTAAGAACCCTGAGAAGGAGTTTTTGAAGACTATTACTGGCAAGAAAGAGACCCTCATTGACCTTACAATTATAGAAATTTTATCAAGGCACGCATCTGATGAGTTCTACCTTGGGCAGAGAGATGGCGGTGACTACTGGACTTCTGATGCCGGGCCATTAGAGGCCTTTAAGAGGTTTGGAAAGAATCTTGAAGAGATTGAAAAGAAGCTTATAGAGAAGAACAATAATGAGACATTGAGAAACCGCTATGGGCCGGCTAAAATGCCTTACACTTTGCTCTATCCTTCTAGTGAGGAGGGATTGACTTTCAGAGGAATTCCCAACAGTATCTCTATCTAA